Proteins from a genomic interval of Clostridium cochlearium:
- a CDS encoding CCA tRNA nucleotidyltransferase, with the protein MIEKNIKINLPKEVEFIIDTLEKYRYEAYAVGGCVRDSLLNRIPHDWDITTNAKGEQVIKIFKSLGYNVVETGIKFGTVTVFINYIGYEITTYRVDGDYLDGRHPDKVEFTNNLKEDLSRRDFTINAMAYNNKVGLVDYFNGIEDLKNKVIKSVGDPIKRFSEDALRMIRAVRFSAQLDFQIESNTKEAIKKLSSNIKNVSMERIREEFNKILLSPNPCKIRELNEYGILQSFLPEYDVCKNIEQNNPYHIYNLGEHLICSLDLGGRLIPNFQNDNNKIPVKLTMLLHDIGKPKCKTTDNKGVDHFYGHEKISSNMAKDILKRLKYDNKTIDKVTSLIKYHHYPIENKKNIKRLLSKIGTELFIDLLKVKEGDIRAQNPIFFEKRYEKIVNAKKFLEKILKEDECFTLKDLAINGKDLIDLGYKNGKSIGKTLNMLLELVLENPELNKKEELIKYIKKEES; encoded by the coding sequence ATGATAGAGAAAAATATAAAGATAAACCTTCCAAAAGAAGTGGAATTTATTATAGACACTTTAGAAAAATATAGATATGAAGCCTATGCCGTAGGAGGATGTGTCAGGGACAGTCTTTTAAACAGAATTCCTCATGATTGGGATATTACAACAAATGCCAAAGGAGAACAAGTTATAAAAATATTTAAATCTTTAGGATATAATGTGGTGGAAACGGGAATTAAGTTTGGAACAGTTACTGTTTTTATAAATTATATTGGATACGAAATAACCACATATAGGGTTGATGGCGATTATTTAGATGGTAGACATCCTGATAAAGTTGAATTTACAAATAATTTGAAAGAGGATTTAAGCCGTAGAGATTTTACCATAAATGCCATGGCATATAACAATAAAGTAGGACTAGTAGATTATTTTAATGGTATAGAAGATTTAAAAAATAAGGTTATTAAATCTGTAGGAGACCCAATAAAAAGATTTTCAGAAGATGCACTAAGAATGATTAGAGCGGTTAGATTTTCTGCTCAATTAGATTTTCAAATAGAAAGTAATACAAAAGAGGCCATAAAAAAATTAAGTAGCAATATTAAAAATGTATCCATGGAAAGAATTAGAGAGGAATTTAACAAAATACTTTTATCACCTAATCCATGTAAGATTAGAGAATTAAATGAATATGGAATTTTACAAAGCTTTTTACCGGAATATGATGTTTGCAAAAATATAGAGCAAAATAATCCCTATCATATATATAATTTAGGAGAACACTTAATTTGCAGTTTAGATTTAGGGGGACGGTTAATTCCTAATTTTCAAAATGATAATAATAAGATACCTGTAAAACTTACTATGCTTTTACATGATATAGGAAAACCTAAATGTAAAACTACAGATAACAAAGGTGTGGATCATTTTTATGGACATGAGAAAATATCTAGTAATATGGCCAAAGACATTTTAAAAAGATTAAAATATGATAATAAGACTATAGATAAAGTTACTTCTTTAATAAAGTATCATCATTATCCTATAGAAAATAAGAAAAATATTAAAAGGTTGTTAAGTAAAATAGGAACTGAGCTTTTTATAGATTTATTAAAAGTTAAAGAAGGGGATATAAGAGCTCAAAATCCGATATTTTTTGAAAAAAGATATGAAAAGATAGTAAATGCAAAAAAATTTTTAGAAAAAATATTAAAAGAAGATGAATGTTTTACTTTGAAGGATTTAGCCATTAATGGTAAGGATTTAATAGATTTAGGATATAAAAATGGAAAATCTATAGGTAAAACTTTAAATATGTTATTAGAATTAGTTTTAGAAAATCCAGAGCTAAATAAAAAAGAAGAATTGATAAAATATATTAAAAAAGAAGAATCCTAA
- a CDS encoding GIY-YIG nuclease family protein — protein sequence MCYVYILQCNDNTLYTGWTNNLEKRIDTHSKGKASKYTRARLPIKLVYYEEYEDKISAQKREYEIKQFKRSDKLKLINSKLTEKKKNPSL from the coding sequence ATGTGTTACGTATATATACTTCAGTGTAATGATAATACTTTATACACTGGGTGGACAAACAATTTAGAAAAAAGAATAGACACTCATTCAAAAGGAAAAGCTTCTAAATATACACGAGCTAGACTTCCAATAAAGCTTGTATATTACGAAGAATATGAAGATAAAATTTCCGCTCAAAAAAGGGAATATGAAATAAAACAATTTAAAAGATCAGATAAACTTAAACTTATTAATAGTAAATTAACAGAAAAAAAGAAGAACCCTTCATTATAA
- a CDS encoding transposase — translation MFLLPRVRRQKSEDAIYHVMVRSITEVPLFKKHEDKIRYLNKMREYQKQYGFKVYAYCLMTNHGHFIIDSNGADISKIMQGQNLSYAINFNKINKRRGPLFQDRFKSKIVDTQRYLITLSAYIHNNVLDIKGYEKCPEKYKYSSLKVYLGLEKDDTGLLDEAFIMQYFSNNVKEARENYAKLVYICDDEKIKKELEFQDEKTEYRSERKIIVRNFEPDEILKFIEKETGIKQVMYHIQKTQNSKIVKALACLFMRSFCNYRCKDICKVLGNITQSSISRLCSIGVELISTEDKYKDLMNKFISEYSNSKTVACT, via the coding sequence GTGTTTTTATTGCCAAGAGTTAGAAGACAAAAATCAGAGGATGCTATATATCATGTAATGGTAAGAAGCATAACAGAAGTCCCCCTATTTAAGAAACATGAAGATAAAATTAGATATTTAAATAAGATGAGGGAATATCAAAAACAATATGGTTTTAAAGTGTATGCATATTGCCTAATGACAAATCATGGACATTTTATAATAGATTCTAATGGAGCAGATATATCAAAAATAATGCAGGGACAAAATCTTAGCTATGCAATAAATTTTAATAAAATTAATAAAAGAAGGGGACCTTTATTTCAAGACAGATTTAAAAGTAAAATAGTTGATACACAAAGATATCTTATTACATTATCTGCCTACATTCATAACAATGTGTTAGATATAAAAGGATATGAAAAATGCCCAGAAAAGTATAAATACTCAAGTTTGAAAGTATACTTAGGTCTTGAAAAAGATGACACAGGTCTTTTAGATGAAGCATTTATAATGCAGTATTTTAGTAATAATGTAAAAGAAGCTAGGGAGAACTATGCTAAATTAGTTTACATATGTGATGATGAAAAAATAAAAAAAGAATTAGAATTTCAAGATGAAAAAACAGAATATAGAAGTGAAAGAAAGATAATAGTACGAAACTTTGAGCCAGATGAAATATTAAAGTTTATTGAAAAAGAAACAGGAATAAAGCAAGTAATGTATCATATACAAAAGACACAAAACTCAAAAATTGTAAAAGCCTTAGCGTGCCTTTTCATGAGAAGTTTTTGTAACTATAGATGCAAGGATATATGCAAAGTTCTAGGGAATATCACTCAATCATCGATATCAAGACTCTGTTCTATTGGAGTTGAACTAATATCAACAGAAGATAAGTATAAAGATCTAATGAATAAGTTTATTTCTGAATATAGTAACTCAAAAACAGTTGCTTGTACTTAA
- a CDS encoding N-acetylmuramoyl-L-alanine amidase, producing MKINESNLKFKKLVYTNNPNKIIYHHTEATKATIEDIHRWHLEQGWSGCGYHFLVRKDGSIWRGRPENAVGAHSLRSNLNSIGICAEGNFMKETMGQVQKKSLIELGIYLKNKYDIVNIYGHKDVYSTDCPGINYPLEEIKLAIKKGEQLRNQSFIKIEAKAYTGYKGEAVVELIIKDYSSDVVRAFGWVDTDEKASWAFDIVPPNFKYGKLEKNASKIIKIRNEGQYFSKGNSYKIKVKGYNNKGKIVAEDEAILKIPII from the coding sequence TTGAAAATAAATGAAAGTAATTTAAAATTTAAAAAATTAGTATATACAAATAATCCTAATAAAATTATATATCATCATACAGAGGCCACAAAAGCTACTATTGAAGACATTCATAGATGGCATTTAGAACAAGGATGGAGTGGATGTGGATATCATTTCTTGGTTAGAAAGGATGGTTCTATTTGGAGAGGAAGACCTGAAAATGCGGTGGGAGCGCATAGTTTAAGATCAAATTTAAATTCTATTGGTATTTGTGCAGAAGGTAATTTTATGAAAGAAACTATGGGACAAGTTCAAAAAAAGTCATTAATAGAACTTGGAATATATTTAAAAAACAAATACGATATAGTAAATATATATGGACATAAAGATGTATATTCTACAGATTGTCCAGGAATTAATTATCCTTTAGAGGAAATAAAATTAGCTATAAAAAAAGGAGAGCAATTAAGGAATCAATCTTTTATAAAAATAGAAGCTAAAGCTTATACAGGTTATAAAGGAGAAGCTGTTGTGGAGTTAATAATAAAAGACTATTCGTCAGATGTTGTAAGAGCGTTTGGTTGGGTAGATACCGATGAAAAGGCAAGTTGGGCATTTGATATAGTGCCACCTAATTTTAAATATGGTAAGCTTGAGAAAAATGCTAGCAAAATTATAAAAATTAGAAATGAGGGGCAGTATTTTTCTAAAGGAAACTCTTATAAAATAAAAGTAAAAGGATATAACAACAAGGGTAAAATTGTTGCAGAAGATGAAGCAATTTTAAAAATACCAATAATTTAA
- the feoB gene encoding ferrous iron transport protein B — MSTFALVGNPNSGKTTLFNALTGTNQHVGNWPGVTVEKKEGSFKYKDKRFKVIDLPGTYSFAAYSEDELIARNYILKDDPDVVINVVDATNIERNLYLTSQLMEMGVKVVVALNMMDEATSQNIKIDTNKLSKELGVPVIPIVAKRKKGISDLIKESMKFINESSFNPILFSYGKELDDKKEKLVKILKNEKFKLPFPYNWISLKLLEGDDYVLNMIQENNPSELLIKEIDLLKEKNDDYELAVVDKRYEFISDIVSKCITRPSTSQATLSDKIDKWVTNKWLGIPIFAAIMYLIFQLTFTIGQDMLGELAAGAIESLGESTTNFLVGLNSPEWLVSFVGEGIFGGIGAVVEFLPLIMVLYLLMGILEDTGYMARAAYVMDRLMRALGLHGKTFVSMIIGFGCNVPGIMAARTLESKKDRMIAILINPFMSCSARIPIYLVFIAAFFPNNGALVIFLLYVLGIITALIVGKVLSKTLFKGESSYFIMELPPYRLPTLKGVLLNMWDKVGAFLKRAGTIIFSVVTILWVLGVLPYGVEPNSEASILGQIGSFIAPLFKPAGFGNWQASVGLFTGIVAKEAVVATLGMVYAGVEEGSKLISAVQGVFTPLTAVSFMVMTLLYTPCAAAIGTIKKETNSTKWTLFSIAYTFVLAWVVSVLIYQVGSLLGFK, encoded by the coding sequence ATGAGTACATTTGCATTAGTAGGTAACCCTAATAGCGGTAAAACTACTCTTTTTAATGCACTTACTGGTACTAACCAACACGTTGGTAACTGGCCAGGTGTAACCGTTGAAAAAAAGGAAGGTTCTTTTAAGTATAAAGATAAACGTTTTAAGGTTATAGATTTACCTGGAACTTATAGTTTTGCTGCATATTCAGAGGATGAATTAATTGCAAGAAATTATATACTTAAAGATGACCCTGATGTGGTAATTAATGTAGTAGATGCAACAAACATAGAAAGAAATCTTTATTTAACTAGTCAATTAATGGAGATGGGTGTTAAAGTTGTTGTTGCTTTAAACATGATGGATGAAGCTACATCACAAAATATTAAAATAGATACAAATAAATTATCTAAAGAACTTGGCGTACCTGTTATACCAATAGTTGCTAAAAGGAAAAAAGGTATTTCTGATTTAATAAAAGAATCTATGAAATTTATAAATGAGAGTTCTTTTAATCCAATTTTATTTAGCTATGGAAAAGAACTTGATGATAAAAAAGAAAAGTTAGTAAAAATCTTAAAAAATGAAAAGTTTAAACTTCCATTTCCTTATAATTGGATAAGCCTTAAGCTTTTAGAAGGTGACGACTATGTATTAAACATGATACAAGAAAATAATCCTTCTGAATTATTAATAAAAGAAATAGATCTTTTAAAAGAAAAAAATGACGATTATGAATTAGCAGTAGTAGATAAAAGATATGAATTTATATCTGATATTGTATCTAAATGCATTACCCGTCCCTCTACTTCTCAAGCTACTTTATCTGATAAAATCGATAAATGGGTAACAAATAAATGGCTTGGAATACCTATTTTCGCAGCAATTATGTATTTAATTTTCCAATTAACTTTTACTATTGGACAAGATATGCTTGGTGAGTTAGCAGCAGGAGCAATAGAAAGCCTTGGGGAATCCACAACAAATTTTTTAGTTGGTTTAAATTCTCCTGAATGGCTAGTTTCCTTTGTAGGAGAAGGTATATTTGGTGGTATAGGAGCCGTTGTGGAATTTCTTCCTTTAATTATGGTTTTATATTTATTAATGGGAATACTTGAAGATACAGGTTACATGGCAAGAGCTGCTTACGTTATGGATAGATTAATGAGAGCTTTGGGTCTTCATGGTAAAACCTTTGTATCCATGATAATTGGATTTGGGTGTAATGTTCCTGGAATTATGGCTGCAAGAACTTTAGAAAGTAAAAAAGATAGAATGATTGCAATTTTAATAAATCCTTTTATGTCTTGTAGTGCTAGAATACCTATATATTTAGTATTTATCGCTGCATTTTTCCCAAATAACGGAGCACTAGTAATCTTCTTACTTTATGTTTTAGGAATTATAACTGCATTAATAGTAGGAAAAGTATTAAGTAAAACTCTATTTAAAGGAGAAAGTTCTTATTTTATTATGGAACTTCCACCTTATAGACTTCCAACCTTAAAGGGAGTACTTTTAAATATGTGGGATAAAGTAGGTGCTTTCTTAAAAAGAGCAGGAACAATTATCTTTTCTGTAGTTACTATATTATGGGTTTTAGGTGTACTTCCTTATGGAGTAGAACCTAATAGTGAAGCTAGCATATTAGGACAAATTGGTTCCTTTATAGCTCCTTTATTTAAACCTGCTGGTTTTGGAAATTGGCAAGCATCAGTTGGTCTATTTACTGGAATAGTTGCAAAGGAAGCAGTAGTAGCAACTCTTGGAATGGTTTATGCTGGTGTTGAAGAAGGTTCAAAATTAATTAGTGCTGTACAAGGTGTCTTTACGCCACTAACTGCTGTATCTTTTATGGTTATGACTCTTTTATATACACCTTGTGCTGCTGCTATCGGCACAATTAAAAAAGAAACTAATTCTACAAAATGGACTCTATTTTCTATAGCATATACCTTTGTATTAGCTTGGGTAGTATCCGTTTTAATTTACCAAGTAGGGTCTTTGTTAGGTTTTAAATAG
- a CDS encoding FeoA family protein: MGNMPLTFLNIGEKGIVESINGSDNISKRLYEMGINRGSNIEIVKNDFGPLIVSLTGSRIAISKGLAQKILITKK, from the coding sequence ATGGGAAATATGCCATTAACCTTTTTAAATATAGGTGAAAAAGGTATTGTTGAATCCATCAATGGAAGCGATAATATATCGAAAAGACTATATGAAATGGGAATTAATAGAGGTTCTAATATAGAAATTGTTAAAAATGATTTTGGACCTTTAATTGTTTCCTTAACTGGTAGTCGTATTGCTATTAGTAAAGGTTTAGCACAAAAAATACTTATTACTAAAAAATGA
- a CDS encoding FeoA family protein, which produces MKNLKDVPIGQSVKVKSISNDLSKKRLMDMGLIPGITIKVTGKAPLGDPIEILVRSYKLTLRKKEAESILVDY; this is translated from the coding sequence ATGAAAAATTTAAAAGATGTCCCTATAGGACAATCCGTTAAAGTTAAATCTATATCCAATGATCTTTCAAAAAAAAGATTAATGGATATGGGTTTAATTCCTGGAATAACTATTAAAGTAACAGGAAAGGCCCCTTTAGGTGATCCTATAGAGATTTTAGTAAGAAGCTATAAACTTACTCTTAGAAAAAAAGAAGCAGAATCTATATTAGTTGATTACTAA
- a CDS encoding PPC domain-containing DNA-binding protein gives MDYKKYVDKYVIRLDRGDEIVKSIKKLCKKEGIKAAKISGIGATNHVVIGIYELENKKYHEKEFKEDFEITSLMGNVSTYKGDLIPHLHINLGDKDFNVKGGHLQSAIISVTGEIFLEPIEDVLEKEINEDTGIKILKF, from the coding sequence ATGGATTACAAGAAATATGTTGACAAATATGTTATAAGACTAGATAGAGGAGATGAAATAGTAAAGAGTATTAAAAAATTGTGTAAAAAGGAAGGTATAAAAGCAGCAAAGATTTCAGGCATAGGTGCTACAAATCATGTAGTTATAGGTATATATGAACTTGAGAATAAAAAATATCATGAAAAAGAATTTAAAGAGGATTTTGAAATTACGTCTTTAATGGGTAATGTATCTACATATAAAGGCGATTTAATACCACATTTACATATTAATTTAGGTGATAAAGATTTTAATGTAAAGGGAGGACACTTGCAATCTGCCATAATAAGTGTTACGGGAGAAATTTTTTTAGAGCCTATTGAAGATGTTTTAGAAAAAGAAATTAATGAAGATACTGGGATTAAAATACTAAAATTCTAA
- the dut gene encoding dUTP diphosphatase gives MTEYTIKIKLLKKDAKLPQYAHENDAGMDLFSTEDKVINPGERSLISTGISIELPKNTEAQIRPRSGLALRNGITVLNTPGTIDEGYRGEIGIILINHGEKSFKVEKGMKIAQMVIKPIIKVSIEEVDTLSESQRGEGGFGSTGK, from the coding sequence TTGACAGAATATACAATTAAAATAAAATTATTAAAAAAAGATGCAAAATTACCCCAATATGCTCATGAAAATGATGCAGGAATGGATTTATTTTCAACAGAAGATAAAGTTATAAATCCAGGAGAGCGTTCTTTAATATCTACAGGAATAAGTATAGAATTACCTAAAAATACAGAAGCACAAATAAGACCAAGAAGCGGATTGGCTCTAAGAAATGGAATTACTGTATTAAATACTCCAGGAACTATAGATGAAGGATATAGAGGAGAAATAGGTATTATATTAATTAATCATGGTGAGAAAAGCTTTAAAGTAGAAAAAGGAATGAAAATAGCTCAAATGGTTATAAAACCAATTATTAAAGTTAGTATTGAAGAGGTTGATACATTATCTGAAAGCCAAAGAGGAGAAGGTGGATTTGGTTCTACAGGAAAGTAA
- a CDS encoding HAMP domain-containing methyl-accepting chemotaxis protein, whose product MKRHKNLKLVQKLILSYTLIALLIGAVGFVGIFNMRKVNTNGEKLYHEGLLGINSIRNIKENFLTIRCNTLIMASEENSGQVSYLQDDIKKLINSNNELLAIYEKTITSRENKEVYKRFKKSSDDYINMHSIIMKAIEKRDYEKVKFHMNQISEIRDIMFSQLNELIDLNIKMSRQAKAVSTSTYDASFKIIIVSIVLGFILAIVMGWSISSRITNNIKQIVDFVKAIEKGDLTKDIDIKTGDEIGEIARALNIAKENIRAIISKIETSARDISVSSKELSSITEEVYSKVETVNESVGGIAKGSQDLSATAEEVSASAQEIGATTMELAQRSNSFNETVNNIKDRAIDIKNKATKAIENSKMIYEKHEKDLIKSIEEGKVVEDVKIMAESIGSIAEQTNLLALNAAIEAARAGEHGKGFAVVAEEVRKLAEESANAVTEIQNMVVKIQGAFYSLSENGKSILKFMETNVNPNYELLKDTGENYEIDAEMIKEIMDYVTISSNQISESIEQVNAAIQNVSATAEESAAGSEEIMAGANETAVAMEQVATSTDAQNELAIKLNDIIDKFKI is encoded by the coding sequence TTGAAGAGACATAAAAATCTGAAATTAGTACAAAAATTAATTTTAAGTTATACATTGATAGCACTATTAATAGGAGCAGTAGGTTTTGTAGGTATATTTAATATGAGAAAAGTAAATACAAATGGAGAAAAGTTATACCATGAAGGTCTATTAGGAATAAACAGTATTAGAAATATAAAAGAAAATTTTTTAACTATAAGATGTAATACACTTATTATGGCGTCTGAGGAAAATTCAGGTCAAGTGTCTTATTTACAAGATGATATAAAAAAATTAATTAATAGCAATAATGAACTTTTGGCCATATATGAAAAAACAATAACTTCTAGAGAAAACAAAGAAGTATATAAACGATTTAAAAAGTCTTCCGATGATTATATAAATATGCATAGTATAATTATGAAAGCAATAGAGAAAAGAGACTATGAAAAAGTTAAATTTCATATGAATCAAATTTCTGAGATTAGGGATATTATGTTTAGCCAATTAAATGAATTAATAGATTTAAACATTAAAATGTCTAGACAGGCGAAGGCAGTAAGTACTTCTACTTATGATGCATCTTTTAAAATAATTATAGTATCTATAGTCTTAGGTTTTATTTTAGCTATTGTTATGGGATGGAGCATATCTTCTAGAATAACAAATAATATAAAACAAATAGTAGATTTTGTAAAAGCTATTGAAAAAGGAGATTTAACAAAGGATATAGACATAAAAACGGGAGATGAGATAGGAGAAATTGCTAGGGCTTTAAATATTGCCAAGGAAAATATAAGGGCCATTATAAGCAAAATAGAAACTAGTGCAAGGGATATAAGTGTTAGTAGTAAAGAGTTATCATCTATTACAGAAGAAGTTTATTCAAAAGTTGAAACTGTAAATGAATCAGTAGGTGGAATAGCGAAAGGTTCTCAAGATTTAAGTGCTACTGCAGAAGAGGTAAGTGCATCTGCTCAGGAAATAGGTGCAACTACAATGGAATTAGCTCAAAGATCTAATAGCTTTAATGAAACTGTAAATAATATAAAAGATAGGGCTATAGATATAAAAAATAAAGCTACAAAAGCAATAGAAAATAGTAAAATGATATATGAAAAACATGAAAAAGATTTAATTAAATCTATTGAAGAAGGTAAAGTGGTAGAAGATGTTAAGATAATGGCTGAATCCATAGGAAGTATTGCAGAACAAACCAATTTACTTGCCTTAAATGCTGCCATTGAAGCAGCAAGGGCAGGAGAACATGGAAAAGGATTTGCTGTAGTTGCAGAAGAAGTTAGAAAGCTTGCAGAGGAGTCTGCTAATGCTGTAACAGAAATTCAAAATATGGTAGTTAAAATACAAGGGGCTTTCTATAGCTTATCTGAAAATGGTAAAAGCATACTTAAGTTCATGGAAACCAATGTAAATCCCAATTATGAATTATTAAAAGATACAGGAGAAAATTATGAAATAGATGCTGAAATGATAAAGGAAATAATGGATTATGTAACTATATCTTCAAATCAAATATCAGAATCCATTGAACAAGTAAATGCAGCTATACAAAATGTTTCAGCCACAGCAGAGGAATCTGCAGCAGGTTCTGAAGAAATAATGGCCGGTGCTAATGAAACAGCGGTAGCAATGGAACAAGTTGCAACTTCTACAGATGCTCAAAATGAATTAGCAATTAAACTTAATGATATAATTGATA